Proteins from one Mobula birostris isolate sMobBir1 chromosome 10, sMobBir1.hap1, whole genome shotgun sequence genomic window:
- the LOC140204521 gene encoding POU domain, class 3, transcription factor 4-like — translation MATAASNLYMPSSSILTSNSIVPTDSSSMQQAGTFRGHQKLIQSDYLQGLPSNGHPLSHQWVTALPEGSPWSAAISPSPLSQQDVKPGREDLHAGTSLHHRSPHIAHHSPHTNHPSAWGTAAAHNSSITSVGQPLSIYSQPAFTVNGMLDHVGPPPPSGTVGQSMHPGLRDSAEHGELAHHHCHDHSDEETPTSDELEQFAKQFKQRRIKLGFTQADVGLALGTLYGNVFSQTTICRFEALQLSFKNMCKLKPLLNKWLEEADSTTGSPTSIDKIAAQGRKRKKRTSIEVSVKGALETHFLKCPKPAAQEISSLADSLQLEKEVVRVWFCNRRQKEKRMTPPGVHQQDEVFSHSVDSETPSHHDL, via the coding sequence ATGGCCACGGCAGCCTCCAACCTCTACATGCCGAGCAGTAGTATCCTCACATCCAACTCCATCGTCCCCACCGACTCATCGAGCATGCAGCAGGCGGGCACATTCCGGGGCCACCAGAAACTCATCCAAAGTGACTATCTGCAAGGACTGCCCAGCAACGGgcaccccctctctcaccagtGGGTGACGGCTTTACCTGAAGGCAGCCCGTGGTCCGCGGCCATTTCTCCAAGTCCCCTGAGCCAACAAGACGTGAAGCCTGGCAGGGAAGATCTTCACGCTGGCACCAGCCTGCACCACCGCTCTCCACACATTGCCCATCACTCACCGCATACCAACCACCCGAGCGCATGGGGAACGGCTGCGGCTCACAACTCGTCCATAACCTCGGTCGGGCAGCCTCTCAGTATCTACTCCCAACCCGCCTTCACAGTCAACGGCATGTTAGACCACGTTGGGCCGCCGCCGCCGTCTGGAACCGTTGGCCAGTCGATGCACCCGGGTCTgagggacagcgccgagcacggGGAACTGGCACACCACCACTGCCACGACCACTCAGACGAGGAAACCCCCACATCTGATGAGCTGGAACAATTCGCAAAGCAGTTCAAACAGAGGCGGATTAAACTGGGCTTCACCCAGGCAGATGTGGGACTGGCACTGGGAACCTTGTACGGAAACGTCTTCTCACAGACAACCATCTGCAGGTTCGAAGCCCTGCAGCTCAGTTTTAAGAACATGTGCAAACTCAAGCCCCTGTTGAACAAGTGGCTGGAGGAAGCAGACTCTACTACGGGCAGTCCCACCAGCATCGACAAGATAGCGGCTCAGGGCAGGAAACGAAAGAAGCGGACTTCCATAGAGGTGAGTGTGAAAGGTGCGCTAGAGACCCATTTCCTCAAATGTCCCAAACCTGCGGCCCAAGAAATTTCAAGTCTAGCCGACAGTTTGCAGTTAGAAAAAGAAGTTGTTCGGGTCTGGTTTTGTAACAGAagacagaaagaaaaaagaaTGACCCCGCCTGGGGTACATCAACAGGACGAAGTATTTTCGCATAGTGTTGATTCAGAGACGCCGTCACATCACGATCTTTAA